One part of the Streptococcus sp. oral taxon 431 genome encodes these proteins:
- a CDS encoding AAA family ATPase, giving the protein MHVFIIGAPASGKMTIGQELSKLTGATLFFNHQPIDFALEIYQDFTEEMWEFVRSVNFSFLGISARHHRSVILTGVTDFSNQYHLMYLKDIQDLLNEYHQEILFVELETSLEERLRRNRTENRLKYKPLKRYFEVSEREILETDKTNQLNSQKQPSALHHYLKIDNTNLSAEEVAKQIQEKMKTIEKGQTHV; this is encoded by the coding sequence ATGCATGTTTTCATCATTGGAGCTCCAGCCTCAGGGAAAATGACCATTGGTCAGGAACTTTCAAAACTCACCGGTGCGACTCTCTTTTTCAACCATCAACCAATAGATTTCGCACTCGAAATCTATCAGGATTTTACGGAAGAAATGTGGGAATTTGTTCGTAGCGTTAACTTTTCTTTTCTTGGAATAAGCGCCAGGCATCATCGGTCGGTGATTTTAACAGGCGTAACTGATTTTTCAAATCAATACCATCTGATGTATTTGAAGGACATTCAAGATTTGTTAAATGAGTATCATCAAGAGATTCTTTTTGTTGAATTGGAAACAAGCCTTGAAGAGCGCTTACGTCGAAATCGGACGGAGAATCGGTTAAAGTATAAACCCTTGAAACGGTATTTTGAGGTATCTGAAAGAGAGATTTTAGAGACTGATAAAACGAATCAACTTAATTCTCAAAAGCAACCGAGTGCTCTTCACCACTACCTGAAAATTGATAATACGAATCTGTCTGCAGAAGAAGTCGCAAAGCAGATTCAAGAAAAAATGAAAACAATAGAGAAAGGACAAACACATGTCTAA
- a CDS encoding GNAT family N-acetyltransferase: protein MTRAALPERTETERLVLRARTVADVEDIFDYASRPEVSYPAGFPPVKTLEDEIYYLEHILPERNQKDNLPAGYGIVIKGTDTIIGSVDFPHRHEDDVLEIGYALHPDYWGRGYVPEAARALIDLAFNELGLHKIELSCFGYNLQSQRVAEKLGFTLEARIRDRKDAQGNRCDDLRYGLLKSEWEAD, encoded by the coding sequence ATGACAAGAGCAGCATTACCTGAACGAACCGAAACGGAGCGACTGGTATTGCGAGCCCGAACAGTGGCGGATGTAGAGGATATCTTTGACTATGCCAGTCGTCCAGAAGTCTCTTACCCAGCAGGTTTTCCACCTGTCAAGACCTTGGAAGATGAGATTTATTACCTAGAACATATCCTTCCCGAGCGCAATCAAAAGGATAATCTCCCAGCAGGCTATGGAATTGTGATTAAAGGGACCGATACAATCATTGGTTCTGTCGATTTCCCCCATCGCCACGAAGATGATGTGCTAGAGATTGGCTATGCCTTGCACCCAGACTATTGGGGCCGCGGTTATGTTCCTGAAGCGGCGCGTGCCTTGATTGACCTAGCTTTTAATGAATTGGGTCTTCACAAGATTGAATTGTCTTGCTTTGGTTACAACCTTCAAAGTCAACGTGTCGCTGAGAAGCTTGGTTTCACCCTCGAAGCTCGCATAAGAGACCGCAAAGATGCCCAAGGCAATCGCTGTGATGATTTGAGATACGGATTGCTGAAGAGTGAGTGGGAGGCGGATTGA
- a CDS encoding DUF3427 domain-containing protein, giving the protein MPEGVTLFQDTLIKSLKFGFIDNVKFQEGGYSPQILINDPESKRYVLKDIQEELSKCQAFYISVAFITQSGIALIKSQLSDLMDKGIKGKILISPYLDFNDPVAMQELLKLKNVEVRLTPESLQMHAKFYLFEHEGKQVLISGSSNLTHNALKINYEWNIKLTSTHNGELIQATKKEFEKIWKKSDILTVEKIDSYARKRKKTILVEQIREEEIAEYQVSSIEPNKMQKEALKGLQAIRDSGKKKALVISATGTGKTYLSAFDVQQFEPKRMLFIVHREQILQKSLKDFQKVLQFPESEGLIYHSGADLTNKKYIFATIQTLSRDSHLNLFTENYFDYILIDEVHKAGADSYKKVMAHFNPEFFLGMTATPERTDGQNIYELFDYNIAYEIRLQDALDNDMLCPFIYFGVKDIEINGHLIDEKTNISNLTSNERVKHILQKIDFYGVSGEKVKGLIFCSSKQEAHELSLKLNQHGKACRALTGDDNIETRNEVVSQLEKGQLDYILTVDIFNEGIDIPSVNQVVMLRNTQSSIVFVQQLGRGLRKHDSKEYVTIIDFIGNYKNNYLIPIALFGDKSMNKDNYRRELREPNILNGLTTINFEEVAKEQIFRSITNTSLSNMKILQEAYKDLENKLGRSPLLVDYLNYNSIDPLVFFENTQFKNYIDVINKFSKNNIVLSKNEITWLNFLTFEVLTGKRKHELILLCHLLKDGNISKEHFISILRDENLPNDAKTISSVESVLKLTFLKAQEIKKFGTDPLLICTDFEYILQEEFAQLLKRDEFRHAVEDIIQAGLLKSIEYPYIFTIGQKYSRRDVAKLLNWSKDEPPLNIGGYKIDKATNTCPIFITYHKNDEINDTIKYEDELLNESTLKWFSKNKRTLESPDVKAILNSPTNGLDLKLFIIKDDAEGGDFYYLGNLKLIPSSVEEMVRPLEKGDESIVTMQFKLDSPVSDTLYRYITNK; this is encoded by the coding sequence ATGCCAGAAGGCGTTACTTTATTTCAAGATACTTTGATCAAATCTTTAAAGTTTGGCTTTATTGATAATGTAAAATTTCAAGAAGGGGGATACTCTCCTCAAATTTTAATCAATGACCCAGAGTCTAAGCGTTATGTATTGAAGGATATTCAAGAAGAATTATCAAAATGCCAAGCCTTTTATATTTCTGTAGCATTTATTACTCAATCAGGGATTGCTCTGATAAAATCCCAATTATCTGATTTAATGGATAAAGGAATAAAAGGTAAAATTCTGATCTCTCCTTATCTTGATTTTAATGATCCAGTTGCAATGCAAGAATTACTCAAGTTAAAAAATGTTGAAGTTCGACTTACTCCAGAGAGTCTACAGATGCATGCTAAATTTTATCTTTTTGAGCATGAGGGGAAACAAGTTCTTATTTCTGGAAGTTCAAATTTAACTCATAATGCATTGAAGATCAATTACGAGTGGAATATAAAATTAACTTCAACTCACAACGGGGAGTTAATTCAAGCTACTAAAAAAGAATTCGAAAAAATTTGGAAAAAATCCGATATTTTAACAGTAGAGAAGATTGATTCTTATGCTAGAAAGCGTAAGAAAACAATTCTAGTGGAGCAGATTCGAGAAGAGGAGATAGCAGAATATCAGGTATCAAGCATTGAACCTAACAAGATGCAAAAAGAAGCATTGAAAGGTCTGCAGGCTATTCGCGATTCAGGGAAAAAGAAAGCTTTAGTTATCAGTGCTACAGGGACAGGGAAAACATATTTATCAGCTTTTGATGTTCAACAATTTGAACCGAAAAGAATGCTCTTTATTGTTCATAGGGAACAAATTCTCCAAAAATCTTTAAAGGATTTCCAAAAGGTTCTACAGTTCCCGGAATCAGAAGGTTTGATTTATCATTCTGGAGCAGATTTGACAAATAAGAAGTATATTTTTGCGACGATTCAAACATTATCCCGTGATTCACATTTGAATTTATTTACAGAAAATTATTTTGACTATATTTTAATCGATGAGGTTCATAAAGCTGGAGCTGATTCATACAAAAAAGTGATGGCGCATTTCAATCCAGAATTCTTTTTAGGAATGACTGCAACACCTGAGAGAACAGACGGGCAAAATATTTATGAACTATTTGATTATAATATCGCCTATGAAATTCGTCTACAGGATGCTCTTGATAATGACATGCTTTGCCCATTTATTTATTTTGGGGTAAAGGATATTGAGATAAATGGACATCTAATCGATGAAAAGACAAATATATCAAACTTAACATCTAACGAACGTGTTAAACATATTCTTCAAAAAATTGATTTTTATGGCGTAAGCGGAGAAAAAGTAAAAGGGTTGATATTCTGTTCCTCTAAACAGGAAGCACATGAGCTATCTTTAAAATTGAATCAACATGGAAAAGCTTGTCGAGCATTGACAGGCGATGATAATATTGAAACACGAAATGAGGTAGTTTCTCAACTCGAAAAGGGTCAACTAGACTATATTTTAACAGTGGATATTTTTAATGAAGGGATTGATATTCCTTCTGTCAACCAAGTGGTCATGTTAAGAAATACTCAATCTAGTATTGTTTTTGTTCAACAACTGGGACGTGGTCTTCGTAAACATGATAGTAAAGAATATGTCACGATCATTGATTTTATTGGTAATTATAAGAATAACTATCTAATTCCAATCGCTTTATTTGGTGATAAATCAATGAATAAAGATAATTACCGAAGAGAGCTAAGAGAGCCTAATATCTTAAATGGTCTAACAACTATCAATTTTGAAGAAGTGGCTAAAGAACAAATCTTTAGGTCTATTACTAATACATCCTTATCAAATATGAAAATATTACAGGAAGCATATAAAGACTTAGAAAATAAGTTAGGTCGTTCTCCTTTGCTGGTTGATTACTTAAACTATAACAGTATTGACCCCTTAGTTTTCTTTGAGAATACTCAGTTTAAAAATTACATTGATGTTATAAATAAATTCTCTAAAAATAATATCGTTTTATCTAAAAATGAAATTACTTGGTTAAATTTTTTGACTTTTGAGGTACTGACTGGCAAACGAAAACATGAATTAATTCTCTTATGTCATTTATTGAAAGACGGTAACATATCAAAAGAACATTTTATTTCTATTCTGAGAGATGAGAATTTACCGAATGATGCAAAAACTATTTCCTCGGTAGAGTCTGTTCTAAAATTAACTTTTTTAAAAGCACAAGAAATCAAGAAATTTGGAACCGACCCACTATTAATCTGTACTGATTTTGAATATATCTTGCAAGAGGAATTTGCCCAGTTATTAAAACGAGATGAGTTTAGGCATGCTGTGGAAGACATTATTCAAGCAGGATTGCTCAAATCTATAGAGTATCCATATATATTTACGATCGGTCAGAAATATTCTCGACGTGATGTTGCAAAACTGCTCAATTGGTCAAAAGACGAACCGCCATTAAATATTGGTGGTTACAAGATTGATAAAGCAACGAATACTTGTCCAATTTTTATCACATATCATAAGAATGATGAAATCAATGATACCATTAAGTACGAAGATGAACTTTTGAATGAGTCAACATTAAAATGGTTTTCTAAGAACAAGCGAACACTAGAATCTCCAGATGTAAAGGCTATTCTAAATTCACCAACTAATGGTTTAGATTTGAAATTATTTATAATTAAGGACGATGCAGAAGGAGGAGATTTTTACTATCTAGGAAATTTAAAACTAATTCCTTCGTCAGTCGAAGAAATGGTACGTCCATTAGAAAAAGGTGATGAAAGTATTGTAACTATGCAATTTAAACTTGATAGTCCGGTTTCCGACACTCTCTATCGTTATATTACAAACAAATAA
- a CDS encoding response regulator transcription factor, whose protein sequence is MKVLVAEDQSMLRDAMCQLLSFQPDVETVLQAKNGAEAIEVLEKEAVDIAILDVEMPVKTGLEALEWIKEEVPETKVVIVTTFKRPGYFERAVKAGVDAYVLKERSIAELMQTLHTVLEGRKEYSPELMEVMMTHPNPLTEQEVAVLHGVAQGLSNQEIADKLYLSNGTVRNYMTNILSKLGASNRTEAAKTAEEEGWL, encoded by the coding sequence ATGAAAGTATTAGTCGCAGAAGATCAAAGTATGCTTAGAGACGCCATGTGCCAGCTCTTAAGTTTCCAACCAGATGTGGAGACTGTCTTGCAGGCGAAAAATGGAGCCGAGGCTATCGAGGTTTTGGAGAAAGAAGCAGTAGATATTGCCATCCTAGACGTCGAAATGCCAGTCAAGACGGGATTAGAAGCTCTTGAGTGGATCAAAGAAGAAGTGCCTGAAACCAAGGTGGTCATCGTTACGACCTTTAAACGCCCAGGTTATTTTGAACGAGCGGTCAAAGCAGGAGTCGACGCCTATGTCTTGAAAGAGCGAAGCATCGCCGAACTCATGCAAACCCTGCATACGGTGTTAGAGGGACGCAAGGAATATTCTCCAGAGCTGATGGAAGTCATGATGACCCATCCCAATCCCTTGACCGAGCAAGAAGTCGCTGTTTTGCATGGAGTTGCACAGGGGCTGTCCAACCAAGAAATTGCGGATAAGCTCTACCTCTCAAACGGCACCGTCCGTAATTACATGACCAATATCCTCTCCAAACTAGGCGCAAGCAACCGAACCGAAGCAGCCAAAACTGCCGAAGAAGAAGGCTGGTTGTGA
- a CDS encoding valine--tRNA ligase: MSKELSPKYNPAEVEAGRYQKWLDEDVFKPSGDQKAKPYSIVIPPPNVTGKLHLGHAWDTTLQDIIIRQKRMQGFDTLWLPGMDHAGIATQAKVEERLRGEGISRYDLGREKFLDKVWEWKDEYATTIKEQWGKMGLSVDYSRERFTLDEGLSKAVRKVFVDLYKKGWIYRGEFIINWDPAARTALSDIEVIHKDVEGAFYHMNYMLEDGSRALEVATTRPETMFGDVAVAVNPEDPRYKDLIGKNVILPIANKLIPIVGDEHADPEFGTGVVKITPAHDPNDFLVGQRHNLPQVNVMNDDGTMNDLAFEFAGMDRFEARKAVVAKLEEIGALVKIEKRVHSVGHSERTGVVVEPRLSTQWFVKMDQLAKNAIANQDTEDKVEFYPPRFNDTFLQWMENVHDWVISRQLWWGHQIPAWYNAEGEMYVGEEAPEGDGWTQDEDVLDTWFSSALWPFSTMGWPDVDSADFKRYFPTSTLVTGYDIIFFWVSRMIFQSLEFTGRQPFQNVLIHGLIRDEQGRKMSKSLGNGIDPMDVIEKYGADALRWFLSNGSAPGQDVRFSYEKMDASWNFINKIWNISRYILMNNEGLTLEQATANVEKVANKEAGNVTDRWILHNLNETIGKVTENFDKFEFGVAGHILYNFIWDEFADWYVELTKEVLYSDNEEEKVITRSVLLYTLDKILRLLHPIMPFVTEEIFGQISEGSIVTAEYPTVNPAFEDLAAHTGVESLKDLIRAVRNARAEVNVAPSKPITILVKTSDSDLEAFFNSNVNYIKRFTNPEHLEIASTIPAPELAMSSVITGAEIYLPLADLLNVEEELARLDKELAKWQKELDMVGKKLSNERFVANAKPEVVQKERDKQADYQAKYDATVARIDEMKKLVK, from the coding sequence ATGTCTAAAGAACTTTCACCTAAATACAATCCAGCCGAGGTTGAGGCTGGACGTTACCAAAAATGGCTTGACGAAGATGTTTTCAAGCCTTCAGGCGATCAAAAGGCTAAGCCTTATTCAATCGTGATTCCACCACCAAACGTGACTGGGAAACTTCACCTTGGTCACGCTTGGGATACGACTTTGCAAGATATCATCATCCGTCAAAAACGCATGCAAGGCTTTGATACGCTTTGGCTTCCAGGGATGGATCACGCGGGGATTGCGACTCAAGCTAAGGTTGAGGAGCGCTTGCGTGGTGAGGGCATTTCCCGCTATGACCTTGGTCGTGAAAAATTCCTCGATAAGGTTTGGGAATGGAAAGACGAATATGCCACTACTATCAAGGAACAATGGGGCAAGATGGGGCTCTCTGTAGACTACTCTCGTGAGCGTTTCACGCTTGACGAAGGTTTGTCAAAAGCGGTTCGCAAGGTCTTTGTGGACCTTTACAAGAAAGGTTGGATCTACCGTGGTGAATTTATCATCAACTGGGACCCAGCAGCTCGCACAGCCCTTTCTGATATCGAGGTGATCCACAAGGACGTCGAAGGTGCCTTCTACCACATGAACTACATGCTGGAAGACGGCTCACGCGCCCTTGAAGTGGCGACCACTCGTCCTGAGACTATGTTTGGAGACGTTGCCGTTGCGGTTAATCCAGAAGACCCACGCTACAAGGACTTGATCGGTAAAAACGTTATCCTTCCAATTGCTAATAAACTCATCCCGATCGTTGGAGACGAGCACGCAGATCCTGAATTTGGTACTGGTGTCGTGAAAATTACACCTGCCCACGATCCAAACGACTTCTTGGTTGGTCAACGCCACAACTTGCCGCAAGTCAACGTCATGAACGACGACGGAACTATGAATGACTTGGCCTTCGAATTCGCAGGTATGGACCGTTTTGAAGCTCGTAAGGCGGTCGTTGCTAAGTTGGAAGAAATCGGTGCCCTTGTTAAAATCGAAAAACGTGTCCACAGTGTTGGTCACTCAGAACGTACAGGTGTTGTGGTTGAACCACGCTTGTCAACGCAATGGTTCGTCAAGATGGACCAATTGGCTAAGAACGCTATTGCCAACCAAGACACAGAGGACAAGGTTGAATTCTACCCACCTCGTTTCAACGACACTTTCCTTCAATGGATGGAAAATGTCCACGACTGGGTAATCTCTCGTCAGCTCTGGTGGGGTCACCAAATCCCCGCTTGGTACAATGCTGAGGGTGAAATGTACGTCGGTGAAGAAGCTCCAGAAGGCGACGGATGGACTCAGGACGAAGATGTCTTGGACACTTGGTTCAGTTCTGCCCTTTGGCCATTCTCAACCATGGGCTGGCCTGATGTCGACTCAGCAGACTTCAAACGTTACTTCCCAACTTCAACCTTGGTAACAGGTTACGACATCATCTTCTTCTGGGTGTCTCGTATGATCTTCCAATCATTGGAATTCACTGGCCGTCAGCCATTCCAAAACGTTCTTATCCACGGTCTTATTCGTGACGAGCAAGGACGCAAGATGTCGAAATCCCTCGGTAACGGAATTGACCCGATGGATGTCATCGAGAAATACGGTGCCGATGCCCTTCGTTGGTTCCTTTCAAACGGTTCTGCACCAGGTCAAGACGTCCGCTTCTCTTACGAGAAAATGGATGCTTCATGGAACTTCATCAACAAGATCTGGAACATCTCTCGCTATATCCTTATGAACAATGAAGGCTTGACCCTTGAGCAAGCAACTGCCAATGTCGAAAAAGTTGCTAACAAGGAAGCTGGAAATGTCACAGACCGCTGGATTCTCCACAACCTCAATGAAACCATCGGAAAAGTCACTGAAAACTTTGATAAGTTTGAGTTTGGTGTGGCTGGTCACATCCTCTACAACTTCATCTGGGACGAGTTTGCGGACTGGTATGTTGAGTTGACCAAGGAAGTCCTCTATAGCGATAACGAAGAAGAGAAAGTCATCACACGTTCTGTTCTCCTTTACACTTTGGACAAGATCCTTCGTCTCCTTCACCCAATCATGCCATTTGTGACAGAGGAAATCTTTGGACAAATCTCAGAAGGCTCTATCGTCACAGCGGAATACCCAACTGTCAACCCAGCCTTTGAAGACCTTGCGGCCCACACAGGTGTCGAAAGCCTCAAAGACTTGATCCGTGCCGTTCGGAATGCGCGTGCGGAAGTAAACGTAGCACCAAGCAAGCCTATCACCATCCTTGTTAAGACAAGTGATAGCGACTTGGAAGCTTTCTTTAACAGCAATGTCAACTACATCAAACGCTTCACAAATCCAGAACACTTGGAAATCGCATCAACCATCCCTGCGCCTGAACTGGCTATGTCAAGTGTTATCACAGGAGCAGAAATCTACTTGCCATTGGCAGACCTCCTCAATGTCGAAGAAGAACTTGCTCGTCTCGACAAGGAACTCGCTAAATGGCAAAAAGAACTGGACATGGTCGGCAAGAAGCTCTCTAACGAACGCTTCGTAGCCAATGCCAAACCAGAAGTCGTCCAAAAAGAACGCGACAAACAAGCCGACTACCAAGCTAAATACGATGCGACAGTCGCACGTATTGATGAGATGAAGAAGTTGGTGAAATAA
- a CDS encoding isoprenyl transferase, translating into MFGFLKKDKATETPTMVPDHIGVIMDGNGRWAKKRMQPRVFGHKAGMDALRKVAIAASDMGVKALTVYAFSTENWTRPDQEVKFIMNLPVEFYDKFVPELHQKNMKIQMIGETDRLPKQTFDALKKAEELTKLNTGLILNFALNYGGRAEITQAVKLIAQDVLDAKINHGDITEELIGEYLFTGHLPKVLRDPDLIIRTSGELRLSNFLPWQAAYSELYFTDVLWPDFDEEALKEAIIEYNRRNRRFGGV; encoded by the coding sequence ATGTTTGGATTTTTAAAAAAAGATAAAGCAACAGAAACCCCGACAATGGTGCCAGACCACATCGGTGTGATCATGGATGGGAATGGCCGTTGGGCTAAAAAACGGATGCAGCCACGAGTCTTTGGCCATAAGGCTGGGATGGATGCTTTGAGAAAGGTAGCTATTGCTGCTAGTGATATGGGTGTCAAAGCCTTGACAGTCTATGCCTTTTCAACTGAAAACTGGACACGTCCAGATCAGGAAGTCAAATTTATCATGAACCTGCCAGTTGAATTCTATGATAAGTTTGTTCCTGAATTGCATCAGAAGAACATGAAGATTCAAATGATTGGGGAGACTGATCGTTTGCCGAAGCAGACTTTTGATGCCTTGAAAAAGGCAGAGGAGTTGACCAAGTTAAATACAGGCTTGATTCTCAATTTTGCCCTTAATTATGGTGGACGAGCTGAGATTACACAAGCGGTCAAGTTGATTGCACAGGATGTTTTAGATGCTAAGATTAATCATGGTGATATCACAGAGGAATTGATTGGGGAATACCTCTTTACGGGTCATTTGCCAAAAGTTTTGCGGGATCCTGATTTGATTATTCGGACCAGTGGTGAACTTCGTTTGAGTAATTTCTTGCCATGGCAGGCTGCTTATAGCGAGCTCTATTTCACGGATGTCTTGTGGCCTGACTTTGATGAGGAAGCCTTGAAAGAAGCTATCATCGAGTACAATCGTCGCAACCGTCGTTTTGGAGGAGTTTAG
- a CDS encoding helix-hairpin-helix domain-containing protein has protein sequence MSKTLQRKKQLRNSLRRSGAFSNTVNKVVEETKKVVKHAEKAASDAGKAVSKKVEKTVEATKEQAQKVATSVEDFAANLGGLSVDRAKTFYDEGIKSAADFKNWTEKELLALKGIGPATIKKLKENGIKFK, from the coding sequence ATGTCAAAGACACTCCAACGTAAAAAACAATTGAGAAACAGCCTCCGTCGCTCAGGTGCATTTTCAAACACTGTAAACAAGGTTGTCGAAGAAACAAAAAAAGTTGTAAAACATGCTGAAAAAGCAGCAAGTGATGCAGGTAAAGCTGTCTCTAAAAAGGTTGAAAAAACTGTAGAAGCAACCAAAGAGCAAGCTCAAAAAGTTGCTACTTCTGTAGAAGATTTCGCAGCCAACCTAGGTGGACTTTCAGTTGACCGCGCTAAGACTTTCTACGATGAAGGTATCAAGTCTGCTGCTGACTTCAAAAACTGGACAGAAAAAGAACTCCTTGCCTTGAAAGGAATCGGTCCAGCTACTATCAAGAAATTAAAAGAAAACGGCATTAAGTTCAAGTAA
- a CDS encoding phosphatidate cytidylyltransferase, producing the protein MIQDLQKRTLFAILALAIFIPILAIGGLWLQIAMGIVAMLGVHELLRMKGLNTMTPEGLLTLLATFFLTIPLENYLKFLPVDGNVVAYSVVILILLGATVFSKNYTIEDAVFPIAMSFYVGFGFNALVDARIAGLDKALLGLCMVWATDSGAYLVGMKFGKRKLAPRVSPNKTIEGAMGGILAAMLVTLIFMLVDSTVALPYGIYKMMVFAIFFSIAGQLGDLIESAMKRHFGVKDSGKFIPGHGGVLDRFDCMLAVFPIMHLFGLF; encoded by the coding sequence ATGATACAGGATTTACAAAAGAGAACCCTTTTTGCTATCTTGGCCTTGGCTATCTTTATCCCAATCTTGGCGATTGGCGGCTTATGGCTCCAGATTGCCATGGGGATTGTAGCTATGTTGGGAGTACATGAGTTGCTTCGTATGAAGGGGTTAAATACCATGACGCCTGAAGGGCTCTTGACTTTACTAGCAACCTTTTTTCTGACTATTCCTTTGGAAAACTACCTGAAGTTTTTGCCCGTGGATGGGAACGTTGTTGCTTATAGTGTCGTGATTCTCATCTTGCTAGGAGCAACAGTTTTTAGCAAGAACTATACCATTGAGGATGCTGTTTTTCCGATTGCCATGAGTTTTTATGTTGGCTTTGGCTTTAATGCTTTGGTCGATGCTCGTATTGCAGGTTTGGATAAGGCGCTTTTGGGACTTTGTATGGTCTGGGCAACCGATAGTGGCGCCTATCTGGTAGGGATGAAGTTTGGTAAGAGAAAGCTAGCTCCGAGAGTTTCCCCTAACAAGACCATAGAGGGTGCTATGGGAGGTATCTTGGCTGCTATGCTCGTAACCTTAATCTTTATGCTAGTTGATAGTACCGTTGCTTTACCTTATGGGATTTACAAAATGATGGTCTTTGCTATTTTCTTTAGTATAGCTGGTCAGTTGGGGGATTTGATCGAAAGTGCTATGAAACGTCACTTTGGTGTCAAAGACTCAGGCAAGTTTATCCCAGGTCATGGTGGGGTACTGGATCGTTTTGATTGCATGCTGGCTGTTTTCCCGATTATGCACCTCTTTGGCTTATTTTAA
- a CDS encoding (deoxy)nucleoside triphosphate pyrophosphohydrolase, with translation MSKKIINVVAAAIERDGKIFCAQRPEGKSLGGFWEFPGGKLEIGESPEQALVREIKEELNSEIEIISYINEASYDYDFGTVVMKTYHAKLISGNLELLEHQNSTWLAPDELDTLNWAPVDRPAVELLTNK, from the coding sequence ATGTCAAAAAAAATAATAAATGTTGTTGCAGCAGCCATAGAACGAGATGGTAAAATATTTTGTGCACAAAGACCTGAAGGTAAAAGTTTGGGAGGTTTTTGGGAATTTCCGGGTGGGAAATTAGAAATAGGAGAATCTCCTGAACAAGCTTTAGTCCGTGAAATTAAAGAAGAGCTAAATTCTGAAATTGAAATTATTTCTTATATCAATGAAGCTTCATATGATTATGATTTTGGGACAGTTGTCATGAAGACCTATCATGCAAAGCTGATATCAGGGAATCTAGAGTTGCTTGAACACCAAAATTCAACTTGGTTAGCTCCCGATGAACTAGATACTCTCAACTGGGCTCCAGTTGACCGTCCAGCTGTAGAATTATTAACAAACAAATAA
- a CDS encoding flavin reductase family protein yields the protein MKQSFNTSKLYYGFPIFILGYQDQNFGHNITTCSSSYSLGDWLVIGVGAEENAADQIKHYQKFTVNIPDENLMLEMEQAGFISHREKLKHLGLDYEISERTQAPILEACPVVLDCQVDRIIEEDGICHIFAKILERLADPELLDDKGHFKNDRFAPTYFMGDGHQRVYRYLDDRVDSMGSFIKKARQKNDKSSIT from the coding sequence ATGAAACAATCTTTTAACACCAGTAAGCTCTACTATGGTTTTCCAATTTTCATCTTGGGATATCAGGACCAGAACTTTGGGCACAATATCACGACCTGCAGTTCCTCCTATAGCTTGGGAGATTGGCTCGTCATCGGTGTTGGTGCTGAGGAAAATGCAGCAGACCAGATTAAGCATTATCAGAAATTCACTGTGAACATCCCTGACGAAAACCTCATGCTTGAGATGGAGCAGGCTGGCTTTATCAGTCATCGGGAGAAATTGAAACACCTGGGGCTTGACTATGAGATTTCTGAACGAACTCAGGCACCGATTTTAGAGGCTTGTCCAGTTGTTTTGGATTGCCAGGTAGATCGGATTATCGAGGAAGATGGCATCTGCCATATCTTCGCCAAGATTCTCGAGCGACTAGCTGATCCAGAGCTCTTGGATGACAAGGGACATTTTAAAAATGACCGTTTTGCGCCGACTTACTTTATGGGGGACGGCCACCAGCGCGTTTATCGTTATCTAGATGACCGAGTCGATTCCATGGGAAGCTTTATTAAGAAAGCGAGGCAGAAGAATGACAAGAGCAGCATTACCTGA